One window of Nicotiana tomentosiformis chromosome 11, ASM39032v3, whole genome shotgun sequence genomic DNA carries:
- the LOC138901102 gene encoding uncharacterized protein, with amino-acid sequence MEVANFLKTLASEKYWKKMHPIFEECLMNNAMHRAVQANYLASESLQRLILDKQGLAFDRDQLLAERNQLDVCLPVLEAKATEMGKLETRLQQSEQDKMAHNQEVSQLHEQFQEAQAKWAEPHDVVLATVERESAFKEQINNLKADLSSKTEEANVAEEKRAKMEERLKKAMDQNRIHSTTNVELDSRLSALRSERDGLQAEINKLQAKFQDQEDSLVFEKTYVVYHMRRKTLEEAKMRIVDIDDCIVKARELKLTARENIPARPAATNSSSTGFEYSRTKEEIEEDEDEGPEGGSAFLYRGKRRSLSPFGLRR; translated from the exons ATGGAGGTTGCGAATTTTCTGAAAACGTTGGCTTCAGAAAAATATTGGAAGAAAATGCACCCCATTTTCGAGGAGTGCCTgatgaacaatgccatgcatagaGCGGTGCAG GCCAACTATCTTGCTTCTGAAAGCCTGCAAAGGTTGATCCTTGATAAGCAAGGACTTGCTTTCGaccgggatcaacttttggccgaaAGAAATCAACTTGATGTGTGTCTTCCGGTGTTGGAAGCAAAAGCTACTGAAATGGGCAAACTTGAGACCCGGTTGCAGCAaagtgaacaagataaaatggCCCACAACCAAGAAGTTTCTCAATTACACGAACAATTTCAAGAGGCTCAGGCTAAGTGGGCCGAGCCCCATGATGTTGTGCTTGCTACTGTCGAGCGTGAGTCTGCCTTCAAAGAGCAAATCAATAATTTGAAGGCCGACTTAAGCTCTAAGACTGAGGAGGCCAATGTTGCTGAGGAAAAGAGGGCCAAAATGGAAGAGAGACTCAAGAAGGCCATGGATCAGAACCGGATTCACTCAACTACAAATGTTGAGCTCGACTCTCGCCTTAGTGCCTTGAGATCTGAAAGGGATGGCCTTCAGGCCGAAATCAATAAACTCCAAGCAAAGTTCCAGGACCAAGAGGATTCTCTCGTATTTGAGAAGACTTATGTTGTATATcatatgaggagaaaaaccttggaagaggccaaaatgAGAATTGTCGATATTGACGATTGCATCGTCAAGGCCCGAGAACTGAAGCTAACTGCTCGTGAAAATATTCCCGCTCGGCCTGCTGCAACTAACTCTTCGAGCACTGGTTTTGAGTACTCAAGAACCAAAGAGGAgattgaagaagatgaagatgaaggccCCGAAGGTGGATCCGCTTTTCTCTACCGGGGGAAACGTAGATCCCTCTCTCCCTTCGGGCTCCGGCGGTAA